DNA sequence from the bacterium genome:
GGCAACCTTCGGCCGGAATACGCATAAAATTATAATTCTAATCAAAAACACATCTAAGGGCATAGCATAATCGGTAAACCTGAATTGACACTGGCCTTGCCATGCAAGGGCTGTGACAAGCGGGTTTATCCGAGTTCATGCGATGGTTATAAGGTATTATTTATTCCGGCTTTGATGCCCATATTTTCAAATATTCTTCGGCAGTACAAATAGGGATTTTACTCTTTTTATAATCTTGAGTGTTTCTTGTAATAAGAAACTTTATTTCATTTGCTTTTGCAGTATAATATTGAATAGCATCTTCAAAATCAGTAAAGTTGGAATCTAAAGCTAATTCGATAATTTTTTCAGTAACAGGCAAGATTGATATTAATGATTTTAATTTGCGAAGACTCTGAAGAGCATATTCATTAGAAGTTTTTTTGGTAAGGATATAATGAATATTAGAAAAAACAATTGGAGATGTAAAAGCTAATATTTGTTCTTGATCAATTAAGGTAAATAATTTCGCTGCGGAGTTATAAAATGGTTTTCTTTGAGCCAATACATCCAAAATTATATCTGAGTCTAAAAATATTTTGTGCATTATGAATATTTTTCCATAATATGTTTTTTATACTCTGACTTTGAATCATAATTGTCTTCTAATTGAATGACACCTGAAATCTCTTTTATATTTTGTGATACTTCAATATCATCAATATTTTGACTCTCTGTCAAATAAGTAAAATAATTCTGAACTAGTCCTGATAAACTTTGTTTTTTCAATTGAGCGTAATGTTTTGCTTTTTCAATCACATCATGATCAAGTTGTAATGTCAATTTTGAATTCATGCTAACCTCCTCTTTGTACGTATAAATTTAACACATAGACTACGTACTTGTCAAGGGGAAAGTTGTAATTTATTCATTAACCTTATAACCCATAAACCCCGCAGTTAGCCGTCCGGTGGAAGGCATTGTTATTTTATAGTGCCGACCTTTTCTACGATGATCCCTTTAAAAGGCAGCTCGGCAATACCGGATAGGGTCTTTTTCATTTCCAATAGGAAAGGTTTCTCTGTATTCTTATCCCCGTTTTTCATCTTACTTCGTAAAGTTAGAAAACCTGCCGGATAAACGCCGTTTTCCCCTTCTTTGACCTGAAAGAATAGTACCAGGTTGTTGGTGAAGGTAATTTCATACCAACTGTCCTCGATGGTTAGATCTTTGGGTGAGGTCGCTTTATCACCGTTTCTTTTCTCAACTACTATTTTTTCTGCTGGTATTTCAAGGTCACCGATCTCGCCGTTTAGTTCCCTGTCTGAAAAAAACTCATAGGGACCGTCTGTATTCCAGCCGGTTCGTATGCGCTTGACCTCATACGTTCGGAACACATTATCTTCCCAGGCTTGTGTGGCCAGCTGAGACACGCGGAAACACACAGCCTGGCAGAGACATTTATTTTCTTTTTTCGTCCCTTTGTTTTCAATTATGGCATCCGCAAATTGTAATGTCTCAATTTTGCTATTGGGCTTTTTCTGAATCTTCAGTGTGTTTGACTTGACGATATTTGTGACTGCAACACAGTCAGTTGGCAATAAAAACCTCTTCTTCGAAACAAGATGGAAACACCCAGTGAAGAAAACCGCAGAAATAAGAATCCCTATAGTGATTTTTTGGTAAGACATCACTCCTCCTATTCGCAATTACCATATGCAAAAATAACTGCAAAATCACCAGTAAAAACAACCGACAACCAAACGGAACACCGGAAAAGAATGAACTTGAAAGAAAGCACTACACCCAATTGAAGCAATTGACATCAACGCCCTTAACATGCGTTGGCCGAATTGAAAAGTGAAAATAGAAGCAAGCGTTTTCATTTAGTGCATTTTTGGGTTAGCAATTATTCATCATAAATAATTGCATCAAGAATAGAGAGTGCTTCATTTAGTACTCC
Encoded proteins:
- a CDS encoding PIN domain-containing protein; protein product: MMHKIFLDSDIILDVLAQRKPFYNSAAKLFTLIDQEQILAFTSPIVFSNIHYILTKKTSNEYALQSLRKLKSLISILPVTEKIIELALDSNFTDFEDAIQYYTAKANEIKFLITRNTQDYKKSKIPICTAEEYLKIWASKPE